CCCACCTTCTGCTTGAGCCGCTTGATCTCCTGCTCCTTGAGCGCCTCCTCATCCAGCGGTTTCGCCCGGAGCGCATTTTCGGCACCCGTGAGGAAGCGTTCTTTCCATTGCTCAATCTCCGCAACCGTGAGGCCATGGGCGCGGGCTGCCTCAACCACGGTCGTACTGCCACGCAGAATATCGACC
The DNA window shown above is from Longimicrobium sp. and carries:
- a CDS encoding transposase: MSNGPDEQNPRRWTAKRRAALVVDILRGSTTVVEAARAHGLTVAEIEQWKERFLTGAENALRAKPLDEEALKEQEIKRLKQKVGELVMDLDILKEATKANPSWRQMSDE